In Longimicrobium sp., one DNA window encodes the following:
- the cutA gene encoding divalent-cation tolerance protein CutA: protein MSGEGASEIVIAFSTAPDAATAERIARALVDEGLIACANLVPGLTSVYRWEGQVHADPEVLLLIKTRRENVARLKERLPELHPYQVPELVVAPVEDGLAPYCRWVMDETRP, encoded by the coding sequence GTGAGTGGCGAAGGCGCCTCGGAAATCGTCATCGCCTTCAGCACGGCGCCCGACGCCGCGACGGCCGAGCGGATCGCCCGCGCGCTGGTGGACGAAGGGCTGATCGCCTGCGCCAACCTGGTTCCCGGCCTCACCTCGGTGTACCGCTGGGAAGGGCAGGTGCACGCCGATCCCGAGGTGCTGCTGCTGATCAAGACCCGCCGGGAGAACGTGGCCCGGCTCAAGGAGCGGCTGCCGGAGCTGCACCCGTACCAGGTTCCGGAACTGGTGGTGGCCCCGGTAGAAGACGGGCTGGCGCCGTACTGCAGGTGGGTGATGGACGAAACGCGGCCGTAG
- a CDS encoding tetratricopeptide repeat protein has translation MSWFTNLIGGRSGSQEREPDYYEEGTVLLHQEKYHEALTSFRLALRESPNDTDVLQQIAVTYTRIGMTDEALKTYRRVLELKPHASGAHYGLAFLLLQQGQQDQAVAHLRAFLARPPQAPNAQRHISHAKQTLAELTGEGEGSPELQLPL, from the coding sequence ATGTCCTGGTTCACGAACCTGATCGGCGGCCGCTCCGGCTCGCAGGAGCGGGAGCCGGATTACTACGAGGAGGGCACGGTCCTGCTCCACCAGGAGAAGTACCACGAGGCCCTTACCTCGTTTCGGCTGGCGCTCCGCGAAAGTCCCAACGACACCGACGTCCTGCAGCAGATCGCGGTGACGTACACGCGCATCGGCATGACCGACGAGGCGCTGAAAACCTACCGCCGCGTGCTGGAGCTGAAGCCCCACGCGTCGGGCGCCCACTACGGCCTCGCCTTTTTGCTGCTTCAGCAGGGGCAGCAGGACCAGGCCGTGGCGCACCTGCGGGCGTTCCTGGCCCGGCCCCCGCAAGCGCCCAACGCGCAGCGGCACATCAGCCATGCCAAGCAGACGCTGGCCGAGCTGACGGGCGAGGGTGAAGGCTCGCCGGAGCTTCAGCTTCCGTTGTGA
- a CDS encoding 6-carboxytetrahydropterin synthase: MFLLNVKASYDSAHFLRDYKGKCENLHGHHYVVEAGLAFDDVGPGGMAFDFGDAKRHLRAIANELDHQNINDIPPFTELEPSAENQARWIFQEMQARLGAEGQNLVYVKVWETPNQWAQYSLKPTW, from the coding sequence ATGTTCCTGCTGAACGTAAAGGCCTCGTACGACTCCGCGCACTTCCTTCGCGACTACAAGGGAAAGTGCGAAAACCTCCATGGCCACCACTACGTGGTCGAGGCCGGCCTGGCTTTCGACGACGTGGGTCCCGGCGGCATGGCGTTCGACTTCGGCGACGCCAAGCGCCACCTGCGCGCCATCGCCAACGAGCTGGACCACCAGAACATCAACGACATCCCGCCCTTCACCGAGCTGGAGCCCAGCGCCGAGAACCAGGCGCGGTGGATCTTCCAGGAGATGCAGGCGCGCCTGGGGGCCGAGGGCCAGAACCTGGTCTACGTGAAGGTGTGGGAAACCCCCAACCAGTGGGCGCAGTACTCCCTGAAGCCCACCTGGTAG
- a CDS encoding SDR family oxidoreductase, which yields MPESARGNGMEGLKGKTALVTGASSGIGLAVARELAAAGAWVGLVARSPEPLARAAAEVGGHAMPADVGTHEGVHTLATYVAELLGDAPDLIVGAAGAFSLARLDRADPADFDRMLAANLRGPFLMIRAFLPAMLRRGTGHFIHLGSVAGRVAYPENGGYSASKFGLRGLHEVLLAELRGTGVRATLVEPAATDTPLWNTVNPDERADLPSRASMMRPEDVARAVVFAASQPPGVQIPSIAVEAAG from the coding sequence ATGCCAGAATCGGCTCGGGGGAACGGGATGGAGGGGCTGAAGGGAAAGACGGCGCTGGTGACGGGTGCCTCCAGCGGCATCGGGCTGGCCGTTGCGCGCGAGCTTGCGGCCGCGGGCGCCTGGGTGGGCCTGGTGGCGCGCTCGCCCGAGCCGCTGGCGCGCGCCGCCGCCGAGGTGGGCGGCCACGCCATGCCCGCCGACGTCGGCACGCACGAGGGCGTGCACACGCTCGCCACCTACGTGGCCGAGCTGCTGGGCGACGCGCCGGACCTGATCGTGGGGGCCGCGGGGGCGTTTTCGCTCGCGCGGCTGGACCGTGCCGACCCGGCGGACTTCGACCGGATGCTGGCCGCCAACCTGCGCGGCCCGTTCCTGATGATCCGCGCCTTTCTCCCCGCCATGCTGCGGCGCGGCACCGGGCACTTCATCCACCTGGGCTCCGTCGCCGGGCGGGTGGCATATCCGGAGAACGGCGGGTATTCCGCCTCCAAGTTCGGCTTGCGCGGGCTGCACGAGGTGCTGCTGGCCGAACTGCGCGGAACGGGCGTGCGCGCCACGCTGGTGGAGCCGGCGGCCACCGACACGCCCCTGTGGAACACCGTCAACCCGGACGAGCGCGCCGACCTTCCGTCGCGCGCGTCCATGATGCGCCCCGAAGACGTGGCGCGCGCCGTGGTGTTTGCGGCGTCGCAGCCCCCGGGGGTGCAAATCCCCAGCATCGCCGTAGAAGCAGCCGGCTGA